In the Desulfomonile tiedjei genome, one interval contains:
- a CDS encoding P-II family nitrogen regulator, with protein sequence MFMIRSIVRPTKVDEVMAALMEAGFPAVTKVSVVGRGKQRGIKIGEITYDEIPKELLITVVPNEDKDFVIKTVIKAARTGAKGAYGDGKIFVSPVEEVYTISSGIKETPDGGTEEVKI encoded by the coding sequence ATGTTCATGATCAGATCCATAGTCAGGCCCACCAAGGTGGATGAGGTGATGGCAGCGTTGATGGAAGCCGGCTTTCCCGCGGTGACCAAGGTGTCGGTGGTCGGCCGAGGCAAGCAGCGAGGCATAAAGATCGGCGAAATAACCTATGACGAAATCCCGAAGGAACTGCTCATTACCGTGGTGCCGAACGAGGACAAGGATTTTGTCATCAAGACGGTCATCAAGGCGGCACGCACCGGAGCCAAAGGCGCCTACGGCGACGGCAAGATCTTTGTCAGCCCGGTGGAAGAAGTCTACACCATCAGTTCGGGCATAAAGGAAACCCCTGACGGCGGGACCGAAGAGGTGAAGATATGA
- the nifH gene encoding nitrogenase iron protein — translation MRKIAIYGKGGIGKSTTTQNTVAGLAEMGRKVMVVGCDPKADSTRLLLGGLSQNTVLDTLRAEGEDVELEDIRKTGFHGVVCVESGGPEPGVGCAGRGIITSINLLEQLGAYAESEKLDYAFYDVLGDVVCGGFAMPIREGKAKEIYIVVSGEMMAMYAANNICKGIVKFAEAGGVRLGGLICNSRQVDNEQEMIEAFAEMLGTQMIHFVPRDNMVQKAEINRKTVIEFDPEHSQAGEYRTLAKKIEENPMHVVPKPMSTDDLEKLLIKHGLAG, via the coding sequence ATGAGAAAGATAGCAATTTACGGCAAGGGCGGCATCGGGAAATCTACCACCACGCAGAATACGGTTGCAGGCCTGGCTGAAATGGGACGCAAAGTCATGGTGGTCGGCTGCGACCCCAAAGCAGACTCTACTCGGCTCCTCTTAGGCGGCCTCTCCCAGAACACCGTGCTCGACACCCTGCGAGCTGAAGGTGAAGACGTGGAACTGGAGGATATTCGCAAAACCGGTTTCCATGGCGTCGTCTGCGTCGAATCGGGCGGGCCGGAACCGGGAGTGGGCTGCGCAGGCCGCGGCATCATAACTTCCATCAACCTGTTGGAACAACTGGGCGCCTACGCTGAAAGCGAGAAGCTCGATTACGCCTTCTACGACGTTTTGGGCGACGTTGTCTGCGGCGGGTTCGCAATGCCCATCCGTGAAGGCAAGGCTAAGGAAATCTATATCGTGGTCTCCGGCGAAATGATGGCCATGTACGCAGCCAACAACATCTGCAAAGGTATCGTCAAGTTCGCTGAAGCGGGCGGCGTGCGGCTGGGCGGGCTTATCTGCAACAGCCGCCAGGTGGATAACGAACAAGAGATGATCGAAGCCTTTGCCGAAATGCTGGGCACTCAAATGATCCACTTCGTGCCTCGTGACAACATGGTGCAAAAAGCGGAAATCAACCGCAAAACGGTCATCGAGTTCGATCCCGAGCACTCGCAGGCAGGAGAATACCGGACTTTGGCCAAGAAGATCGAAGAAAACCCGATGCACGTCGTGCCCAAACCCATGAGCACCGACGATCTGGAAAAGCTGTTAATCAAGCATGGCTTGGCAGGGTGA